The genomic region tgtCCATCGACCTCTGGCCACATTTCACAATGCGAAGGCTCCcaaattcttcagttgcagaacaGATCAGTTGACCTTGGGGAGCGAGGCTCTCGTTCAGACATGGCCGGAAGAGAAGCTGCTATACACCTTCCCTCAGTGGCCCGTCCTGGGCAGAGTCCTTCACAGAATTGAGTGCCATAGGTGATTAGTCCTACtaatagctccagattggcccaggcatccatggtatgtggacatgcagagactcctggtggaaaccCCCCTGTGCCTCCTACCACACAGGGACttgctacagcagggaccagtccttcacgaggatccaactctattttgtcttacggtctggcccttgcatatgtgcgggtctggagagtgcGGGTCTGGCCTTagcatatgtgcgggtctggagagtatttgaggcctggtgcaaggaataTGGTGTTTCCCCTCAGGCcatcaaaatcccactaattctggaatttttgcaggacagcttaaataaaggtttgacctttaactccttgaaggtccagctagcagctctctcctgtttaAGGGGCATGGCTGGACATGGCCTGTTTTTTGAAAGGGGTGAAACACCTTCAGCCACCCCTATGGTGGCCgattcccttgtggaatcttaatctagtattggagtttttggcagggccctcctttcggcctctgtgcagtctttccttgcatttattaaccctgaaaatggtgttcctggagGTTATATGCTCAGCACGTCACATCTCTGAATTACGGGCATTGTCGTGTCGGGAACCGTttctccggatgactccaggagcattacagctttgtaccattccatccttcttgcccaaggtagtctagTCTCAGAGTCTTATTTGAATCAGTCCttttcattgccatccctaggTAAGCACAAGAACATGGAAGAATACCGCCTCTGCCATTTGAAtatcagtaggcttttggtgtggtatctgAAAGTTTCAGAACCGATCCGAAAGACTGacatcctgtttgtccttcacggtgaaGGAAGTGGGGCGaaccagcttcgtgggctaccatagttcgctggattaaggaggtggtcacaggagcctatgtggaggcaggaaagccattaccccctttaggttaaagctcattccactaggcctcaggtggtctcatgggcggacattagactgctgtctcctgtcaacatCTGCCGAGCGGTGActtggtcctccttgcacaccttctccagattctatcacCTGGACGTTCAagcccaggaggacgcagcctttgtaagggcggtgttaaccggaccgtgggcagcctccctccccgatcaggagtagcttttgtacatcccattgatcctgaatccatctggctacacactaggaaactgagaaattacttacctgataattttgttttccttagtgtagacagatggaattggtatcctgcccatggctgcccaagaacggtgccaaagATTCGCCCGTGGAGTGGATATAGAGTCCAAGAGATTACGGTTAAGCCATCATCCAATCTCTAGATCAgagcatctataatcttactggggttcagtatttcattggttgagtacagttacggttatctgtttttaatcagatTTTAAAtcgttttttcaatagtatgtccacagtggcttttgaagagaatactgaggtcactgcagggatgtatctaaggtgatgtcagctttgaaacctgactctgtctccatctgctggcagaggagcacataatccattggtcctgagtccatctgtctacactaaggaaaacaaaattatcaggtaagtaatttctctaataTAGAAACTAGAGCGTCAAGAACTCTGTTTGAAGCTCAGATACAAATCTGCTATAAAGCACATCTGATGCTTCTTGTTTGGAGTGTAGTTGAGTATAGTAATCTAAATAAATTCTTGTGATATTTTCTTGCTCTCTAAACTCATGACCACGAACATCTTTCATGCTTGTAGTACAGCATCTGGGCTGAGTATTTTTAATGAGTCTAGCTAGTAATTTGCTAGATTTTTGACTTGAAAACATGGATAGACTATAAAGACCTTTAATGAACAGAAGATGCAGATTCTTTCTCACACTATCTAACTGCTCCTTATTAGCTGAATTCTTGGAAGTGAGACACTTCTGCTTCAAATGTTTGAGCTGACTAGTTAAACTGAAATATGTtgagattttatatttatttttctttgctacATAAGCAGTAATTTAGGATgttacattttaatttattttaggtTAACTTTCCACTTCCTGAATTCATCTTGGCTGCTGGGTTCCTTCTGGTTTTGATTGCTGAACAGATCATCTTGGACTGTAATAAAAACAGGTCGGATGAAGCCACCCCGCTCCTTTCATCCAATGGACACCCTAACCACCGCTCCCACCCCCCCATCAATGAGCAGGATGTAGAAGGTATGAGGCACCATTTTCATGTGGATTTTCAGGCTCACTCAGCTTTCCGGTCCTTCGTCCTGATCCTCTCACTCTCGCTACACTCCGTCTTTGAAGGGCTGGCCATTGGCCTGCAGGACACGAACTCGGAAGTGCTGAAGATCACCAGTGCAATCATTGTACACAAGAGCATTATTGCATTCAGTCTTTCCCTCCTGCTGCTGGAGAGCAGAGTGCAAAGGCGCTGGTTTGTGCTCTCCATGGTCATGTTTGCTGCTATGTCTCCCTTGGGTGTCGGGCTGGGAATTGCCGTGATGCAGAATCAGAGTGAATGGAATGGCATGGTGCAGAGTGTTTTGGAGGGGATTGCAGCTGGCACTTTTGTCTACATCACCTTCCTGGAGATTTTGCCACATGAATTAAACTCCCCTAAGTGGCGTTTGCCTAAAGTCATCTTCATACTGCTGGGTTTCTCCGCTATGGCTATGTTGCAGTTTTTGGAATGAGCAGTTGGTTCCAGCTGGTGAACTCTTGGCTTGTTACCTCTTCACCAACAGAAGAAATGAGGAACAGAAATGATCAGCTGCTTAGTGATCTGTACCCCCTCTAACATCGCTTCCATGAATGCTGTCTTTTTTTTAGTTTACATGACTAAAAGGTCTACCCTACTTCTGTTTTCCATTTTAAGGAAATGAACCTTACGTCAAAAACTGTTTCCTGACCGTTCACTGATCTGGAGGCTTGCACATGGGCTTTCCGCTAGGGCAAGGAAAATCGCATGCATCCTTCCAGCTTTCACCGCCATATTGGAGTTCTGATATCCTCAGCACTGAAGCCATGggagcctttgaggcagtgggcTGCAGCAATCCATTGGCCATGTAGATTGGAAGGTTCTGGTCCTTAATTTGagaaaaacaaattgaataaGCCTTCCTCTGGTGCTGGATGTTTTTGAAGAGCTAAAAGGAAGGAATGTGATGAGGAGGGAATTTGGGCCATGGGGAGAGGGGTGTtgtcccttttttaaaattatctagAAGTTTCTTTGGAGAAAATTTCTCACCTGCCATCTCCAAATCCAGATGTACCTGCTGGAGCTGTTAATGAAGCTCAGTTCACCCTGTTACTTGAAGAGAACACTTGATTTTGACAGAACCGGAATTAAACGGCCAGCTAAAGAGacaatttttgatattttttttttaaaaagtggctGAGGTGAGCAGATGAAACTCCGTTGTCAACTCTTCTAACcttccttggtttttttttttttaagtatttttctcTGTTCCAAAGATGCCTAACACGGGAGACTTATTTTTCTCATGGCCAAAGGCTGGTGTGGAAGTCTCATCGAGGAGTGAAACCCCCACCACCATCAGTATGGGGTTACTTTGATGGTGGCGGGTTGTTGTCGTTTCTCCCATCCAGAGCCAGTGTTCAGCACCTCCACAACAGAGACAAGGCCCGATGGAAGGGAGCGCCATCCTGAGTCTCCCACGTTGCAGCGACCCAGCTAAATCACGGGCCTGACATCatcttctgtttttaatttttgtgtagTTTTTAAACTTTATCTGAACATACCTcagttttaatacatttttgtatttaataTAGTCAAAAAATTGTTTGGCCACTGCATTGTACTTTATTTGGTGTTCATCACAGGAACAGCTGTTGTGGAGCTTGGTTTAATGAAGCATAAAAGCAACACTTAAAAGTCAAgacaaaaaagatttttcttattttaacgTGTAAACTCTCCTAAAAGTTAATTTTTGCTTCGGGATGCTGAATTTATAGTTTATCAACCACAATCTCAACGCATGGGTGCATCTATGCCACCAACAAAAAGTGGAGCTCCAGAACCCTATGCCCAACCAACTCAAAGGCTGTATATAAATACAGGGTgggccatggaaaagtagcctgcctgtgtggcactggtattgggggcaggctacttttccatgggccaccctgtatctTAGCGCAGGGCTGGAAATATATATTTAGTAAATTTAGGCACCATTCAAGAATTTTTAAGAGCCAGAgagaggtttttcttttctttgtcatTGTTgctattttgcttattttgttttgttctttttttctaatatttttgctcattttttatttttctgaattttaaGCACACAAGTGACCTGATTACTGGGATTTTTCCAGCCCTGTCTTATTGATCTCCAACATACTGCATAATTAAcaatctaaaaagaaaaatatttcccccccaccccccccaaaaaaaaagtcaagaaattgtataaaatatattttaaatgtgaaATCACAAGTTGTAACAACTAACCCAACCTTCTATTAATATCTCGCAGGGCATACTCAGGTATTTTATTTGTGGCCTGGGAAATGCTTGTGTAATTGTTCTGGAAGAGTTAAGATCACAGAATACCAAGAATTCTAAAATAATTAGCAAGagagtgaaaaatacttttgtGAGACTTTCACTAAGTTTTGGAAAAACTTTTGCTGTCACATTTAATGGCAACACCTTCCATAAAACCTTGCCATGGTAAGGCAAAATGAGTTGTGGAATTTTGTGAAAATAAGACCAGCAGCTGGCCATTTTAGAATGTGTGAAAAGTACACATTTTCCTTTCATCTATAACTTGCAAAAGTGAAAGCTCCACGTTTTCGCACCTGGTATGAAGAGTTTTAAGCTCCAGGTCATAATGGGATCTTGCAATATTTCTTAACTGGCAGCTAGTTTCAGTTGAACCCTCTCAAAATGTACATAAGTATTACTGCTATATATATACTCCATGCAACGTTTCTGCACTGAATTTTTACAGCTAATTACTGAATGTTACTATGTGTTACATTACAAATGTCTGAAAAGTAATTAATCTGTGTCCTCGCAATTTATCTGTTGCAACAGTGTTTGGTATTCATATGGCTTCACTCTTTTAAAGAAATGTGGCGAGATATCCACGTAGAGCTGTGCAGCGAGGCTCGCATTCTCTTTATTCTGACACTTTCTGctgcacgtttttttttttttagtttgattagCTAGCAAATCTTGCTGCCTGTCTTTTTTGAACATTCAGTGATTagaataagaattttaaaaaagtgatggCAATGATTTGATGGAAGACTGTGGGTGTAGGATTCAGAACCAGAAAGAACAATgcagaaaataaatacaatgagGTGAGCGTAAGAACAAGAACATAAAATAACAATAGTTGCTCCTGTACTGGAACTAAGGTCCTGCTAACCTGACCTAGGGACTGTGCCTTCAGGCTCCCTTTGAGCACTGGGTCATTATAATCATAAATACTgattttatttcatgcttttccagccAGTGACTTCACGGCGTGTTGTACAACAGAGACCTTCCAACAAAACTAAGGCCAGGGCGTGGATGTGGTGAAACAAGCAGGCATCATAGATAA from Rhinatrema bivittatum chromosome 13, aRhiBiv1.1, whole genome shotgun sequence harbors:
- the LOC115075197 gene encoding zinc transporter ZIP1-like: MEYLLQVKVGCMCGLLLLTLICGLGPSKVKWFQDSAGTEAHRMWVSLISCLAGGVFLAACLLDIIPDFLSDISEELQRQQITVNFPLPEFILAAGFLLVLIAEQIILDCNKNRSDEATPLLSSNGHPNHRSHPPINEQDVEGMRHHFHVDFQAHSAFRSFVLILSLSLHSVFEGLAIGLQDTNSEVLKITSAIIVHKSIIAFSLSLLLLESRVQRRWFVLSMVMFAAMSPLGVGLGIAVMQNQSEWNGMVQSVLEGIAAGTFVYITFLEILPHELNSPKWRLPKVIFILLGFSAMAMLQFLE